In the Pseudomonas sp. DTU_2021_1001937_2_SI_NGA_ILE_001 genome, one interval contains:
- a CDS encoding putative zinc-binding peptidase — translation MLRFFEQLSSRISAPFISDSRRASKVWQCRCGQPVFFPNTQCLACEAALGYLPEQGRVVALEPAGQPDTWRVSGEPGDALYRRCANLGTAAACNWLLPVYEMGDFCVACALNRTIPDLNIAENPERWCKVETAKRRLVAQLVGLGLRVIPKSVDEQRGLAFDFIGVDQEGRRPTTGHANGLITLDIREADDAHREAIRVQMGEPYRTLLGHFRHEVGHYYWDQLIANSHWLWSFRQLFGDEQASYAEALERHYQQGAPADWQTHYVSAYATMHPWEDWAETWAHYLHMVDAVDTALGFGMSARDKGLEFQPFPLEALFDPQHPGGPSFLAFVNAWIELAGMLNELSRSMGQPDFYPFVLTPAVIAKLHFIHLVIQDAGGKADEVVQV, via the coding sequence ATGCTTCGTTTCTTCGAACAGTTGAGTTCGCGTATCTCCGCGCCCTTCATCAGCGACAGCCGCCGGGCCAGCAAGGTCTGGCAGTGCCGCTGCGGGCAGCCGGTATTTTTCCCCAATACCCAGTGCCTGGCCTGCGAGGCGGCGCTGGGTTATCTGCCGGAGCAGGGGCGTGTGGTGGCGCTGGAGCCGGCCGGCCAGCCCGACACCTGGCGCGTCAGCGGCGAACCGGGCGATGCCCTGTACCGGCGCTGCGCCAACCTGGGCACGGCGGCGGCGTGCAACTGGCTGCTGCCGGTGTATGAAATGGGTGACTTCTGTGTGGCCTGCGCGCTGAATCGCACCATTCCCGACCTGAACATTGCCGAGAACCCCGAGCGCTGGTGCAAGGTAGAAACCGCCAAGCGCCGCCTGGTGGCCCAACTGGTCGGTCTGGGACTGCGGGTCATTCCCAAGAGTGTCGACGAGCAGCGCGGCCTGGCCTTCGATTTCATCGGCGTGGACCAGGAGGGCCGCAGGCCGACCACCGGGCATGCCAACGGCCTGATCACCCTCGACATCCGCGAAGCCGACGATGCCCACCGCGAAGCGATACGCGTGCAGATGGGCGAGCCATACCGAACCTTGCTCGGCCACTTCCGCCATGAAGTGGGGCACTACTACTGGGACCAACTGATTGCCAACAGCCACTGGCTGTGGTCGTTCCGCCAGCTGTTCGGTGACGAGCAGGCGAGCTACGCCGAGGCGCTGGAGCGCCACTACCAGCAAGGCGCCCCCGCCGACTGGCAGACGCATTACGTGAGCGCCTACGCCACCATGCACCCTTGGGAAGATTGGGCGGAAACCTGGGCGCATTACCTGCACATGGTAGATGCCGTCGACACCGCACTGGGCTTCGGCATGAGCGCCCGCGACAAGGGCCTGGAGTTCCAGCCGTTTCCGCTAGAAGCACTGTTCGACCCACAGCACCCCGGCGGGCCGTCGTTCCTGGCCTTCGTCAACGCCTGGATCGAACTGGCCGGTATGCTCAACGAACTGTCACGCAGCATGGGCCAGCCGGATTTCTACCCCTTCGTGCTCACCCCGGCGGTGATCGCCAAGCTGCACTTCATCCACCTGGTGATCCAAGACGCCGGCGGCAAGGCTGATGAGGTGGTGCAGGTCTGA
- the ligA gene encoding NAD-dependent DNA ligase LigA yields the protein MKAVETRILELRTELDQHNYRYHVLDEPSIPDAEYDRLFHELKALEADNPHLVTPDSPTQRVGSAALTAFTQVRHELPMLSLGNAFEESDLRDFDRRVGEGLDLPAGDLFGAGAKVQYSCEPKLDGLAVSLLYRDGALVRGATRGDGTTGEDISVNVRTIRNVPLKLQGKGWPATLEVRGEVFMSKAGFEKLNASQAEIGGKTFANPRNAAAGSLRQLDSKITASRPLEFCCYGLGQVTEEISDTHVGVLEKLKTWGLPISRELKLADGVEQCLDYYRDIGERRLSLPYEIDGVVFKVNSLASQRELGFRAREPRWAIAHKFPALEELTELLDVEFQVGRTGAVTPVARLKPVKVAGVTVSNATLHNMDEVARLGVMIGDTVIIRRAGDVIPQVVQVVTERRPENARPVQVPEQCPVCGSHVERTQLVKRSKGKETLSEGAVYRCIGRLACAAQLKQAIIHYVSRRAMDIEGLGDKTIEQLVDEQLIGSPADLYGLQYEQIIDLEGFAEVSTNKLLKAIADSRQPSLARFIYALGIPDVGEETAKVLARSLGALQRVQRALPEVLTYLPDIGLEVAHEIHNFFEDEHNRQVIDALLGERGLVLQDEGEVSAEFAASATLDGLLDKLHIPFVGPGGALKLAERFGALDKVIEADWLDMRQALPEKQANAVREFFASPDNAARARAIEAQLKDFGMHWHSERKTAEGLPLAGQTWVLTGTLERMSRDIAKDKLESLGAKVSGSVSGKTHTVVAGPGAGSKLTKANELGVRVMDEDAFVDFLAGHGISA from the coding sequence ATGAAGGCTGTCGAAACCCGAATCCTGGAATTGCGCACCGAGCTGGACCAGCACAACTATCGTTATCACGTGCTGGATGAACCCAGTATCCCGGATGCCGAATACGACCGCCTGTTCCACGAACTCAAGGCCCTGGAAGCCGACAACCCGCACCTGGTGACCCCGGACTCGCCCACCCAGCGGGTCGGCAGCGCAGCCTTGACTGCCTTTACCCAGGTACGCCACGAGCTGCCGATGCTCAGCCTGGGCAACGCCTTCGAGGAAAGTGACCTGCGTGATTTCGACCGCCGCGTCGGCGAGGGGCTCGACCTGCCGGCTGGTGACCTGTTCGGCGCGGGCGCCAAGGTGCAGTACAGCTGTGAACCCAAGCTCGACGGGCTGGCGGTGAGCCTGCTGTACCGCGACGGCGCCCTGGTGCGCGGTGCTACGCGCGGTGATGGCACCACCGGCGAAGACATCAGCGTCAACGTGCGCACCATCCGTAATGTGCCGCTCAAGCTGCAGGGCAAGGGCTGGCCGGCGACCCTGGAGGTACGCGGTGAGGTGTTCATGTCCAAGGCCGGCTTCGAGAAGCTCAACGCCAGTCAGGCCGAAATCGGCGGCAAGACCTTCGCCAACCCGCGCAATGCCGCCGCCGGCAGCCTGCGCCAGCTGGATTCGAAAATCACCGCCAGCCGTCCGCTGGAATTCTGCTGTTACGGTTTGGGGCAAGTAACTGAAGAAATTTCCGACACGCATGTAGGCGTGTTGGAAAAACTCAAGACCTGGGGTTTGCCGATCAGCCGCGAACTGAAACTCGCTGATGGCGTTGAGCAATGCCTGGACTATTACCGTGATATCGGTGAGCGGCGCTTGAGTCTGCCTTACGAAATCGACGGCGTGGTGTTCAAGGTCAATAGCCTGGCCTCCCAGCGCGAGCTTGGTTTCCGCGCCCGCGAGCCGCGCTGGGCCATTGCCCACAAGTTCCCGGCCCTGGAAGAACTCACCGAACTGCTCGACGTCGAGTTCCAGGTCGGGCGTACCGGCGCGGTGACTCCCGTGGCGCGCCTTAAACCGGTCAAGGTGGCCGGCGTGACGGTGTCCAACGCCACCCTGCACAACATGGACGAGGTGGCGCGCCTGGGCGTGATGATCGGCGATACGGTGATCATCCGCCGCGCGGGTGACGTGATTCCTCAGGTTGTCCAGGTGGTTACCGAGCGCCGACCCGAGAATGCGCGCCCGGTGCAGGTGCCCGAGCAATGCCCGGTGTGCGGCTCGCACGTCGAGCGTACCCAGCTGGTCAAGCGCAGCAAGGGCAAGGAAACCCTCAGCGAGGGAGCCGTGTACCGTTGCATCGGCCGCCTGGCCTGTGCCGCGCAGCTCAAGCAGGCGATCATCCACTATGTGTCGCGGCGCGCGATGGACATCGAAGGCCTGGGTGACAAGACCATCGAGCAACTGGTGGACGAACAACTGATCGGCTCGCCGGCCGACCTCTATGGCCTGCAGTACGAGCAGATCATCGACCTGGAAGGCTTTGCCGAGGTGTCCACCAACAAGCTGCTCAAGGCCATCGCCGACAGCCGCCAGCCGAGCCTGGCGCGCTTCATCTACGCCCTGGGCATTCCCGACGTGGGCGAGGAAACCGCCAAGGTCCTGGCCCGCTCACTGGGCGCCTTGCAGCGCGTGCAGCGGGCCTTGCCCGAGGTGCTAACCTACCTGCCGGACATCGGTCTGGAAGTGGCGCACGAGATCCACAACTTCTTCGAAGACGAGCACAACCGCCAGGTCATCGATGCCCTGCTCGGTGAGCGCGGTCTGGTCCTGCAGGACGAAGGCGAGGTGAGCGCCGAGTTCGCCGCCAGCGCCACCCTCGACGGGCTGCTCGACAAACTGCACATTCCCTTCGTCGGCCCGGGCGGTGCGCTGAAGCTTGCCGAACGTTTTGGTGCGCTGGACAAAGTGATCGAGGCCGACTGGTTGGACATGCGCCAGGCGCTGCCGGAGAAGCAGGCCAACGCCGTGCGCGAGTTCTTCGCCAGCCCGGACAACGCCGCCCGCGCCCGCGCCATCGAGGCGCAGCTCAAGGATTTCGGTATGCACTGGCACAGCGAGCGCAAGACCGCCGAAGGCCTGCCGCTGGCCGGCCAGACCTGGGTGCTCACCGGGACCCTGGAACGCATGAGCCGCGACATCGCCAAGGACAAGCTGGAAAGCCTCGGCGCCAAGGTCTCCGGCTCGGTGTCGGGCAAGACCCACACGGTGGTCGCAGGACCCGGTGCCGGCTCCAAGCTGACCAAGGCCAACGAGCTGGGTGTCCGGGTGATGGACGAAGACGCCTTCGTGGATTTCCTTGCCGGCCATGGCATCAGTGCCTGA
- the zipA gene encoding cell division protein ZipA — translation MEIGLREWLIVIGIIVIAGILFDGWRRMRGGKGKLKFRLDRSYSNLPDDDEASSAELLGPSRVLETQKEPQLDEHDLPSVSAEAREPRRRHNDKKRKDEPQQGDLDLDESPAPLSAREEHEVEDKPAARGTSSSGYGNVAEDKEQAPLEEVLVISVISRDESGFKGPALLQNILESGLRFGEMDIFHRHESMAGNGEVLFSMANAVKPGVFDLDDIDHFSTRAVSFFLGLPGPRHPKQAFDVMVAAARKLAHELNGELKDDQRSVLTAQTIEHYRQRIVEFERRALTQRR, via the coding sequence ATGGAAATCGGTCTGCGTGAATGGCTGATCGTCATCGGCATTATCGTCATCGCCGGTATTCTCTTTGATGGCTGGCGGCGCATGCGCGGCGGCAAGGGCAAATTGAAATTCAGGCTTGATCGCAGCTATTCCAACCTGCCGGACGACGACGAAGCGTCGTCCGCCGAGCTGCTCGGCCCCTCCCGCGTGCTGGAAACCCAGAAAGAACCGCAACTCGACGAGCATGACTTGCCGTCGGTCAGTGCCGAGGCGCGTGAGCCGCGCCGTCGCCACAACGACAAGAAGCGCAAGGACGAGCCGCAGCAGGGCGACCTGGATCTGGACGAAAGCCCGGCACCGCTGTCGGCCCGCGAAGAGCACGAGGTCGAAGACAAGCCGGCTGCGCGTGGCACCTCTTCGTCCGGCTATGGCAACGTCGCCGAGGACAAGGAGCAGGCGCCGCTGGAAGAAGTGCTGGTGATCAGCGTGATTTCCCGCGACGAGAGCGGCTTCAAGGGCCCGGCGCTGCTGCAGAACATCCTGGAAAGCGGCCTGCGTTTCGGCGAGATGGACATCTTCCACCGCCACGAGAGCATGGCCGGCAACGGCGAGGTGCTGTTCTCCATGGCCAACGCGGTCAAGCCGGGGGTGTTCGACCTCGACGACATCGACCACTTCAGCACCCGTGCGGTGAGCTTCTTCCTCGGCCTGCCAGGTCCACGGCATCCGAAGCAGGCGTTCGACGTGATGGTCGCTGCCGCACGCAAGCTGGCCCACGAACTCAACGGCGAGCTCAAGGACGACCAGCGCAGCGTGCTGACCGCCCAGACCATCGAGCACTACCGCCAGCGCATCGTCGAGTTCGAGCGCCGCGCGCTGACCCAGCGCCGCTGA
- the smc gene encoding chromosome segregation protein SMC produces the protein MRLKCIKLAGFKSFVDPTTVNFPSNMAAVVGPNGCGKSNIIDAVRWVMGESSAKNLRGESMTDVIFNGSTSRKPVSQASIELVFDNSAGTLVGEYAAYAEISIRRKVTRESQNTYYLNGVKCRRKDITDIFLGTGLGPRSYSIIEQGMISKLIEAKPEELRNFIEEAAGISKYKERRRETENRIRRTQENLARLTDLREELERQLERLHRQAQAAEKYQQYKGEERQLKAQLSALRWQTLNDQVRQREAVIGDQEVAYEALVAEQRNADAGIERLRDGHHELSERFNLVQGRFYSVGGDIARVEQSIQHGQQRLRQLQDDLREAERARQETESHLGHDTTLLATLDEELQMLEPEQEITAAAAEESAIALEDAEAAMHAWQEQWDRFNQQSAEPQRQAQVQQARIQQLEQSLERLAERQRRLAEELQLLAADPEDAAIQALDEELAARELTLEDLQINEEQAGERLEQLRDDLQRSVQAQQQAQGELQRLNGRLASLEALQQAALDPDSGTADWLREQQLVQRPRLAEGLEVEPGWELAVETVLGADLQAVLVDDFARLDLAGFSQGDLRLVSPGNATSGAPGSLLDKVRSAVDLSAWLGQVVPVDDLDQALARRASLQPGQSLISRDGYWLGRDFLRVRRAAEAQSGVLARGQEIQQLGMQRDERESALAELEERLQVLREQQSSHEQQREELRRRLQDENRQQGELKARLSAARAKAEQLTLRRTRLEEELAELAEQRSVEHENLGESRLQLQDALDAMAQDTEQREVLQGQRDQLRERLDRVRQEARQHKDRSHQLAVRLGSLKAQHSSTHQALERLRMQSERLSERREQLSLNLEEGAAPLEELRLKLEELLERRMVVDDEMRTAKNALEDADRELREVEKRRSQAEQQAALLRGQLEQQRLDWQSLSVRRKALQDQLHEDGYDLAGVLATLEPGATERQAEDELENIAARIQRLGAINLAAIDEFQQQSERKRYLDAQNADLVEALDTLENVIRKIDKETRNRFKDTFDQINSGIQALFPKVFGGGSAYLELTGEDLLDTGVTIMARPPGKKNSTIHLLSGGEKALTALSLVFAIFQLNPAPFCMLDEVDAPLDDANVGRYARLVKEMSQTVQFIYITHNKIAMEMADQLMGVTMHEPGCSRLVAVDVEEAMAMVDA, from the coding sequence ATGCGCCTGAAGTGCATCAAGCTGGCGGGCTTCAAGTCCTTCGTCGACCCGACCACGGTGAACTTCCCCAGCAACATGGCGGCCGTGGTCGGCCCCAACGGTTGCGGCAAATCCAACATCATCGACGCGGTGCGCTGGGTCATGGGCGAAAGCTCGGCGAAGAACCTGCGCGGCGAATCGATGACCGACGTCATCTTCAACGGCTCGACCAGCCGCAAGCCGGTCAGCCAGGCGAGCATCGAACTGGTGTTCGACAACTCCGCCGGCACCCTGGTGGGGGAGTACGCCGCGTATGCGGAGATTTCCATCCGCCGCAAGGTGACCCGCGAAAGCCAGAACACCTATTACCTCAACGGCGTGAAGTGCCGGCGCAAGGACATCACCGACATCTTCCTCGGCACCGGCCTGGGGCCGCGCAGCTACTCGATCATCGAGCAGGGAATGATTTCCAAGCTCATCGAGGCCAAGCCCGAGGAGTTGCGTAACTTCATCGAGGAAGCCGCGGGTATCTCCAAGTACAAGGAGCGTCGCCGCGAGACCGAGAACCGTATCCGCCGCACCCAGGAGAACCTGGCGCGCCTCACCGACCTGCGCGAAGAGCTCGAACGCCAGCTCGAACGCCTGCACCGCCAGGCCCAGGCTGCCGAGAAGTACCAGCAGTACAAAGGCGAGGAACGGCAGTTGAAAGCCCAGCTCTCGGCGTTGCGCTGGCAGACCCTCAACGACCAGGTGCGCCAGCGCGAAGCGGTGATCGGCGACCAGGAAGTGGCCTACGAGGCATTGGTGGCCGAGCAACGCAACGCTGACGCTGGCATCGAGCGCCTGCGCGACGGCCATCATGAACTGTCGGAGCGTTTCAACCTGGTACAGGGGCGCTTCTATTCGGTGGGCGGTGACATCGCCCGGGTCGAACAGAGTATCCAGCACGGCCAGCAACGGCTGCGCCAGTTGCAGGACGATTTGCGCGAAGCCGAGCGCGCGCGCCAGGAAACCGAGTCGCACCTGGGGCACGACACCACGCTGCTGGCGACCCTGGACGAAGAGCTGCAGATGCTCGAACCCGAGCAGGAAATCACCGCCGCCGCTGCCGAGGAATCGGCCATCGCCCTGGAAGACGCCGAGGCGGCGATGCATGCCTGGCAGGAACAGTGGGACCGCTTCAACCAGCAGTCGGCCGAGCCGCAGCGCCAGGCGCAGGTGCAGCAGGCGCGCATCCAGCAGCTGGAGCAGAGCCTGGAACGCCTGGCCGAGCGCCAGCGGCGCCTGGCTGAAGAGCTGCAGCTGCTTGCCGCCGACCCCGAAGACGCGGCCATCCAGGCCCTGGACGAGGAACTGGCGGCTCGCGAGCTGACCCTCGAAGACCTGCAGATCAACGAAGAGCAGGCCGGCGAGCGCCTGGAGCAGCTGCGCGACGACTTGCAGCGCAGCGTGCAGGCGCAGCAGCAGGCGCAGGGTGAACTGCAACGCCTCAATGGTCGCCTGGCTTCCCTCGAAGCCTTGCAGCAGGCCGCCCTGGACCCGGACAGCGGCACCGCCGACTGGTTGCGCGAGCAGCAGCTGGTACAACGTCCGCGACTGGCCGAGGGGCTGGAGGTGGAGCCGGGTTGGGAACTGGCGGTGGAAACCGTGCTGGGCGCCGACCTGCAGGCGGTGCTGGTGGATGATTTCGCCCGCCTCGATCTGGCCGGTTTCAGCCAGGGCGACCTGCGTCTGGTCAGCCCTGGCAACGCCACGTCCGGTGCGCCCGGCAGCCTGCTGGACAAGGTGCGCAGCGCGGTCGACCTGTCGGCCTGGCTGGGTCAGGTCGTGCCCGTCGACGACCTCGACCAGGCGCTGGCACGCCGTGCTTCGCTGCAGCCAGGGCAGAGTCTGATCAGCCGTGACGGCTATTGGCTGGGGCGCGACTTCCTGCGTGTGCGCCGCGCCGCCGAGGCGCAGAGTGGCGTCTTGGCGCGGGGTCAGGAAATCCAGCAGTTGGGCATGCAACGCGACGAACGCGAGTCGGCGCTGGCCGAGCTGGAGGAGCGTCTGCAGGTGTTGCGTGAGCAACAGTCCAGCCACGAACAACAGCGTGAGGAATTGCGCCGCCGCCTGCAGGACGAAAACCGCCAGCAGGGTGAACTCAAGGCGCGCCTGTCGGCGGCACGTGCCAAGGCCGAGCAGTTGACCCTGCGTCGCACGCGCCTGGAAGAAGAGTTGGCCGAACTGGCCGAACAGCGCAGCGTCGAGCACGAGAACCTCGGCGAGTCGCGCCTGCAATTGCAGGACGCCCTGGATGCCATGGCCCAGGACACCGAGCAGCGCGAAGTGCTGCAGGGCCAGCGTGACCAGTTGCGTGAGCGCCTCGACCGGGTCCGTCAGGAGGCGCGCCAGCACAAGGATCGCAGCCACCAGCTGGCTGTGCGTCTGGGCTCGCTGAAGGCGCAGCACAGTTCCACCCATCAGGCACTGGAGCGTCTGCGCATGCAGTCCGAGCGCCTCAGCGAGCGCCGTGAGCAGTTGAGCCTGAACCTGGAGGAGGGCGCCGCGCCCCTCGAAGAACTGCGCCTGAAGCTCGAAGAGCTGCTGGAGCGGCGCATGGTGGTGGATGACGAAATGCGCACCGCCAAGAACGCCCTGGAAGACGCCGACCGCGAACTGCGCGAGGTCGAGAAGCGCCGCAGCCAGGCCGAGCAGCAGGCTGCCCTGTTACGGGGCCAGCTGGAGCAGCAGCGCCTGGACTGGCAGTCGTTGAGCGTGCGGCGCAAAGCCTTGCAGGATCAGTTGCACGAGGACGGCTATGACCTCGCCGGTGTGCTGGCGACCCTGGAGCCCGGCGCCACCGAGCGCCAGGCCGAGGATGAGCTGGAGAACATCGCTGCGCGTATCCAGCGCCTGGGGGCGATCAACCTGGCGGCCATCGACGAGTTCCAGCAGCAGTCGGAGCGCAAGCGTTACCTGGATGCCCAGAACGCCGACCTGGTCGAGGCTCTGGATACCCTGGAGAACGTCATCCGCAAGATCGACAAGGAAACCCGCAACCGCTTCAAGGACACCTTCGATCAGATCAACAGCGGTATCCAGGCCCTTTTTCCAAAAGTTTTCGGTGGTGGCTCGGCTTATTTGGAACTGACGGGCGAAGATCTACTCGATACAGGGGTGACGATCATGGCGCGCCCCCCCGGGAAGAAGAACAGCACCATTCATTTGCTGTCTGGCGGCGAGAAAGCCCTGACAGCCCTGTCGCTGGTGTTCGCCATCTTCCAGCTCAACCCGGCGCCGTTCTGCATGCTCGACGAAGTCGACGCGCCGCTGGACGACGCCAACGTGGGCCGCTATGCACGTCTGGTGAAAGAGATGTCGCAGACCGTGCAGTTCATCTACATCACCCACAACAAGATCGCCATGGAAATGGCCGATCAACTGATGGGCGTGACCATGCACGAGCCGGGGTGCTCGCGGCTGGTGGCGGTGGATGTGGAGGAAGCCATGGCGATGGTGGACGCCTGA